In Numida meleagris isolate 19003 breed g44 Domestic line chromosome 3, NumMel1.0, whole genome shotgun sequence, the following are encoded in one genomic region:
- the COG2 gene encoding conserved oligomeric Golgi complex subunit 2 isoform X2, whose product MEAKKMNLPRGPENLCFDKDEFMKPDFDVDHFVSECRKRVQLEELREDLELYYKLLKTAMVELINKDYADFVNLSTNLVGMDKALNQLSVPLGQLREEVMSLRSCVSEGIQAIDDRLSKQEDIRKKKVCVLRLIHVIQSVEKIEKILHSQGTNELSTLEGNSPLLTGQVLERIATEFNQLQFHAVQSKGMPLLDKVRPRIAGITAMLQQSLEGLLLEGLQTSNVDIIRHCLRTYATIDKTRDAEALVGQVLVKPYIDEVIVEQYIQAHPNGLQAMYNKLLEFVPHHCRLLREVTGGAISSEKADIVPGYDFLVNSVWPEIVRGLEGKLPSLFSPGNPDVFHEKYTTSMDFVRKFERQCGSQASVKRLRSHPSYHSFNNKWNLPVYFQIRFREIAGALEAALSDSLEEAPEGSSYCLLATHMVWTSLLKCWSDQMFLPLLAHRLWKLSLQILARYSVFINEVSVRPISSENAKESKKLMPAGRKEASVNLNPSEDQGNGSSPESQPLPSVSSTQLVYVAADLDKLQEKIPDILEMIKPKLEMVGFKNLSCIEGALEDSKTSLSACMPTLNNRIIQDLSESSFTYLKSALEIPRLYRRTNKCS is encoded by the exons ATGGAGGCCAAGAAGATGAACCTTCCGCGGGGTCCCGAGAACCTCTGCTTCGATAAGGACGAGTTCATGAAG CCGGATTTTGACGTCGATCACTTTGTATCGGAGTGTAGGAAGCGGGTGCAGTTGGAGGAGCTCAGGGAGGATCTGGAGCTCTATTACAAACTCCTTAAAACAGCCATGGTAGAGCTTATAAATAAGGACTATGCGGACTTTGTTAATCTCTCAACTAACCTA GTTGGCATGGACAAGGCCCTCAATCAGCTTTCTGTACCTTTGGGACAGTTAAGAGAGGAAGTTATG AGTCTTAGGTCATGTGTCAGTGAAGGAATTCAAGCAATAGATGATCGCTTGTCAAAACAAGAAGATATCAGAAAAAAGAAG GTGTGTGTCCTGAGGCTTATTCATGTTATTCAGTCAGTCgagaaaattgagaaaattcTACATTCCCAAGGCACTAACGAGTTATCCACTTTAGAAGGAAACag CCCGCTTTTAACTGGACAGGTTTTAGAGAGAATTGCCACAGAATTTAATCAGCTACAATTTCATGCAGTACAAAGCAAAGGAATGCCCCTTTTGGACAAAGTGAGACCA CGTATAGCTGGAATAACAGCTATGTTGCAGCAGTCTCTTGAAGGACTGCTCTTGGAAGGACTTCAGACTTCAAATGTTGACATAATACGTCACTGTCTTCGCACTTATGCAACAATTGACAAAACACGAGATGCAGAGGCATTAGTTGGTCAAGTGCTTGTAAAACCTTACATAGATGAG GTGATTGTAGAACAATACATTCAAGCTCATCCTAATGGCCTTCAGGCCATGTACAATAAACTGCTGGAGTTTGTTCCTCACCACTGCCGTCTCTTGCGTGAAGTTACAGGGGGAGCTATTTCAAG tgagaaAGCGGATATTGTTCCTGGCTATGATTTCTTAGTGAACTCAGTGTGGCCAGAAATAGTACGTGGTTTAGAAGGGAAACTGCCATCGCTGTTTAGCCCTGGAAATCCAGATGTGTTTCACGAG AAGTACACTACCAGTATGGATTTTGTACGGAAATTTGAACGACAGTGTGGCTCACAGGCCAGTGTGAAACGATTGAGATCTCATCCCTCCTACCACAGCTTTAACAACAAATGGAATTtgcctgtttattttcaaataag atttagaGAAATAGCCGGGGCCTTAGAAGCTGCACTTTCAGATTCCCTGGAGGAAGCACCAG AGGGCAGCTCGTACTGTCTTTTGGCTACTCACATGGTCTGGACGAGTCTTCTGAAGTGCTGGTCGGATCAAATGTTCTTACCATTGTTAGCACACCGTCTGTGGAAACTTAGTCTGCAAATTTTGGCACGTTATTCTGTGTTCATTAATGAG GTTTCTGTAAGGCCCATTTCCAGTGAGAAcgcaaaagaaagcaaaaaattaatGCCAGCTGGTAGAAAGGAAGCTTCTGTAAACCTCAACCCTAGTGAGGACCAAGGGAATGGATCTTCTCCAGAAAGTCAGCCTTTGCCTTCTGTATCCAGTACTCAGTTGGTGTACGTTGCTGCAGATCTGGACAAACTCCAGGAAAAG atTCCTGACATCTTAGAAATGATTAAACCAAAACTTGAGATGGTTGGCTTCAAGAATTTGTCTTGTATCGAAG GAGCCTTGGAAGACTCAAAGACTTCTTTATCAGCCTGCATGCCTACCTTGAATAACAGGATTATCCAGGATCTCAGTGAGTCCTCTTTCACTTACCTGAAGAGTGCACTGGAAATTCCAAGATTATACAGGAGAACCAATAAG TGCTCTTAA
- the COG2 gene encoding conserved oligomeric Golgi complex subunit 2 isoform X1, which translates to MEAKKMNLPRGPENLCFDKDEFMKPDFDVDHFVSECRKRVQLEELREDLELYYKLLKTAMVELINKDYADFVNLSTNLVGMDKALNQLSVPLGQLREEVMSLRSCVSEGIQAIDDRLSKQEDIRKKKVCVLRLIHVIQSVEKIEKILHSQGTNELSTLEGNSPLLTGQVLERIATEFNQLQFHAVQSKGMPLLDKVRPRIAGITAMLQQSLEGLLLEGLQTSNVDIIRHCLRTYATIDKTRDAEALVGQVLVKPYIDEVIVEQYIQAHPNGLQAMYNKLLEFVPHHCRLLREVTGGAISSEKADIVPGYDFLVNSVWPEIVRGLEGKLPSLFSPGNPDVFHEKYTTSMDFVRKFERQCGSQASVKRLRSHPSYHSFNNKWNLPVYFQIRFREIAGALEAALSDSLEEAPEGSSYCLLATHMVWTSLLKCWSDQMFLPLLAHRLWKLSLQILARYSVFINEVSVRPISSENAKESKKLMPAGRKEASVNLNPSEDQGNGSSPESQPLPSVSSTQLVYVAADLDKLQEKIPDILEMIKPKLEMVGFKNLSCIEGALEDSKTSLSACMPTLNNRIIQDLSESSFTYLKSALEIPRLYRRTNKEVPTKASSYVDSALKPFYRLQNEYRNILKQPMIHQWLEGALSESTQKYYETVSDVLSSVKKMEESLKRLKQARRTAALNPVGTNGGMSDDDKIRLQLALDVEYFGEQIRKMGLETSNIKSFSALSELVLTAKDQATVEQS; encoded by the exons ATGGAGGCCAAGAAGATGAACCTTCCGCGGGGTCCCGAGAACCTCTGCTTCGATAAGGACGAGTTCATGAAG CCGGATTTTGACGTCGATCACTTTGTATCGGAGTGTAGGAAGCGGGTGCAGTTGGAGGAGCTCAGGGAGGATCTGGAGCTCTATTACAAACTCCTTAAAACAGCCATGGTAGAGCTTATAAATAAGGACTATGCGGACTTTGTTAATCTCTCAACTAACCTA GTTGGCATGGACAAGGCCCTCAATCAGCTTTCTGTACCTTTGGGACAGTTAAGAGAGGAAGTTATG AGTCTTAGGTCATGTGTCAGTGAAGGAATTCAAGCAATAGATGATCGCTTGTCAAAACAAGAAGATATCAGAAAAAAGAAG GTGTGTGTCCTGAGGCTTATTCATGTTATTCAGTCAGTCgagaaaattgagaaaattcTACATTCCCAAGGCACTAACGAGTTATCCACTTTAGAAGGAAACag CCCGCTTTTAACTGGACAGGTTTTAGAGAGAATTGCCACAGAATTTAATCAGCTACAATTTCATGCAGTACAAAGCAAAGGAATGCCCCTTTTGGACAAAGTGAGACCA CGTATAGCTGGAATAACAGCTATGTTGCAGCAGTCTCTTGAAGGACTGCTCTTGGAAGGACTTCAGACTTCAAATGTTGACATAATACGTCACTGTCTTCGCACTTATGCAACAATTGACAAAACACGAGATGCAGAGGCATTAGTTGGTCAAGTGCTTGTAAAACCTTACATAGATGAG GTGATTGTAGAACAATACATTCAAGCTCATCCTAATGGCCTTCAGGCCATGTACAATAAACTGCTGGAGTTTGTTCCTCACCACTGCCGTCTCTTGCGTGAAGTTACAGGGGGAGCTATTTCAAG tgagaaAGCGGATATTGTTCCTGGCTATGATTTCTTAGTGAACTCAGTGTGGCCAGAAATAGTACGTGGTTTAGAAGGGAAACTGCCATCGCTGTTTAGCCCTGGAAATCCAGATGTGTTTCACGAG AAGTACACTACCAGTATGGATTTTGTACGGAAATTTGAACGACAGTGTGGCTCACAGGCCAGTGTGAAACGATTGAGATCTCATCCCTCCTACCACAGCTTTAACAACAAATGGAATTtgcctgtttattttcaaataag atttagaGAAATAGCCGGGGCCTTAGAAGCTGCACTTTCAGATTCCCTGGAGGAAGCACCAG AGGGCAGCTCGTACTGTCTTTTGGCTACTCACATGGTCTGGACGAGTCTTCTGAAGTGCTGGTCGGATCAAATGTTCTTACCATTGTTAGCACACCGTCTGTGGAAACTTAGTCTGCAAATTTTGGCACGTTATTCTGTGTTCATTAATGAG GTTTCTGTAAGGCCCATTTCCAGTGAGAAcgcaaaagaaagcaaaaaattaatGCCAGCTGGTAGAAAGGAAGCTTCTGTAAACCTCAACCCTAGTGAGGACCAAGGGAATGGATCTTCTCCAGAAAGTCAGCCTTTGCCTTCTGTATCCAGTACTCAGTTGGTGTACGTTGCTGCAGATCTGGACAAACTCCAGGAAAAG atTCCTGACATCTTAGAAATGATTAAACCAAAACTTGAGATGGTTGGCTTCAAGAATTTGTCTTGTATCGAAG GAGCCTTGGAAGACTCAAAGACTTCTTTATCAGCCTGCATGCCTACCTTGAATAACAGGATTATCCAGGATCTCAGTGAGTCCTCTTTCACTTACCTGAAGAGTGCACTGGAAATTCCAAGATTATACAGGAGAACCAATAAG GAAGTGCCAACTAAAGCTTCATCTTATGTTGACAGTGCTCTTAAGCCCTTCTACCGACTGCAGaatgaatacagaaatataCTGAAGCAGCCCATGATTCATCAGTGGTTGGAAGGCGCCCTCTCTGAAAGCACACAAAA gTATTATGAAACTGTTTCAGATGTGTTAAGTTCCgttaagaaaatggaagagagcCTAAAAAGGTTGAAGCAGGCCAGAAGAACTGCAGCTCTGAACCCTGTTGGTACAAATGGGGGTATGAGTGATGATGATAAAATCCGACTGCAGCTGGCTCTAGATGTTGAGTATTTCGGAGAGCAA